GCCAAATGTCAAATATTACATCATTGAAGAACACAATGGTTTTCCTACGGCAAACCACCCTACTTCAAAATATCCTCCAGTGCGAATATTTCAAAAATGGTGGCATTACAAACCTTTTTTTAAAGCCTGCAAAAACTCCATCATAAAAGAGGTAGAAGCCTTTCAGCCCGATATTATCCTAAGTCTTACGATGAATATTCATTGGTACATTGCTTACTTGATATCCAAAGAATTAAAAATACCCTTAGACCTCGTGTTGCACGACCGTTGGGAACCCAATGTTGGCAATAAAAATGTTTGTGCTTATTTACAGCCTAAATTTAAAGAAGTATTTCAATACGCTCGAAAGCGATTTTGTATCAGTCCTACAATGGAAAGGTATTATTATCGTCAAACAGGCATTCATTCTGATGTCTTGTACCCCATTGGCAATGAAAGTACAGTGCGTCTTGAAAAACAACAGAAAGAAGATAAAAACCCCTTAACTGTCGTCTATTTTGGAAATATTTGGGGAAATCAACCTTCCTTAATTGATTTAGCCCATATTTTGGATAAAAAAGAAATGAGGTTGGTGCTTTTTACGAATAGAGATTTGTCTTTTTTTGAAGCGAATGGACTGAAAAGTAAAAATGTTGAAGCTAATGGTTTTTTGAAGAATGAAGATTTGCTGAGTTGGTGTAAAGAACAGGCAGACATACTATATTTGCCCATGTATTTTGATAAGGGTGAACAGGACATGATTCAATGCTCCTTTCCGAGCAAGCTGGTAGATTATCTTTCTACTGGACTACCTATCATCCTACAAGCTCCTAAGATTGCATCTATCATCAAGTTTGCAGAATTAAACAAGGACTCTCCATTCGCAGAAGTTCTCATAGATGACAACATTGAAGTATTGGAAACTGCAATGCAGAAATTATCAGATTCTACCTATCGCAAAAGTCTGGGAGATAACAGTTTGAAGGTTTGGAAAAAATATTTTTCGGCAGACATAATCCGCTCTTCATTTCTTGAACATTACAAAAAAAACAATATAGTATGAATACTGCGATTATTACAGGTTCCTCGGGACTGATTGGAAGCGAGGCTTGCAAGTTTTTCCACTCCAAAGGGTTTCGCATAATTGGTATAGACAATGATATGCGAAAATATTTTTTTGGAGTAGAAGCCAGCACCAAACACGTAGATGAAAAACTAAATGCTACTCTGAAAAATTATCAATCATTTGATACAGATATTCGAGATATTGATGGATTGAACAAGATTTTTGCAACCTATAGTTCTGATATAAAACTAATTATTCATGCTGCGGCACAGCCTTCACATGATTGGGCTGCAAAAGAACCTCTAACCGATTTTTCTATCAACGCAACAGGAACTGCTAACCTGCTGGAGATGACCCGAAAATATTGCAACAAAGCAGCTTTTATTTTCACGAGTACCAATAAAGTTTATGGAGACACACCCAACAAACTGCCGCTTATCGAACACGAATATCGCTGGGAATTGGATGAATCTCATCCTTATTTTCAAAATGGGATAGCCGAAGAAATGTCTATCGATCAGTCTATACACAGTATTTTTGGAGTGGGTAAAATTGCTGCGGATATGATGGTTCAAGAATATGGGCGGTATTTTGGAATGAATACGGTTGCTTTTCGAGGTGGATGTTTGACAGGGCCAACACATCAAGGTGCAGAATTGCATGGATTTTTAGCCTATTTGGTCAAATGTGCTATCAGTGGAAAACCTTACACTATTTATGGACACAAAGGCAAACAGGTACGAGACAATATCCACAGTATTGACCTAATCAATGCTTTTTGGGAATACTACAAAGCACCCATATCTGGTGAAGTATATAATATAGGAGGCTCTCGACATTCCAACATCTCCATTTTAGAAGCCATCAAAAGTATTGAAGAAATAAGTAGTCACCGCTTAAATTTTACTCTTTCTGATAAAGCCCGTATTGGTGATCATATATGGTACGTTTCGGATATTTCTAAATTTAGAAGTCACTATCCAAACTTTGCCTATCAGTACAATATTCGGCAAATATTAACGGAAATGATTGATGCGACAAAAGCCGCTTCTCAACAAATCGGGTTTAAAACAGCCTCCATGTGATAAAAGTTATTTCCTTTCCAAATCTTTTCATAAATGATTGAGAAAGGAAATATTGAAAAAACTTATGGTCAGAAAAATGTGTGGATAGAGTTGTTGAAACTGAGTTTGTAAAGATTCTGATAAGCCTCCACCGTTTCCTTCAATGGAAAATATCGAATCGGTTTGTGTTGCCAATTTTCATGATATGCTTCCTCCAAAGCTGCTACCAAAGCCGTTATCGTCATTTTCTCCATCACCACAAATTTGCCGCTAACCACTTCGGGCAATGCTCCTTGATGCGAAGAAACAATCGGTACTTCTAAGGCAACTGCTTCGGCCGCTGCAAAACAAAATCCTTCGCTATAAGACGAAATTACCACACAGGAAGACTGCAACAGTTCCTGATACAAATCTTCCTTCAATAAGTTGTGTTTGAAGTCAATATAATCTTCAAGTTCATATTCTTTTACCAGCCTCATGATTTTGTCAAAAAAAGCTTTGGGCTTTTTTGGGAGAATCAACTTCAAAGTCGTATTGGGAAAAAGTTTTCTGAATTCGGCTGCCGCAGGTATCAATAAGTCCAAGCCTTTTGAAATACCCAATCTGCCAAAGTAAGTGTAGGTAAAAGTTGCCGTTGAAGCTGTTGGCGAAAAATGGAAAGCATTATATTCCAAACCATTGTAAATGCGTACTATTTTATCGCTCGAAATGCCGTTTTGCTGCAATGCCTTTGCAGTAAAATCCGAAACGGCTATGTACCGATAAAAGGGAAGGTGAAGTAGCAGTTTTTCAAAAAAATAGTAACTGTATTTTTGAAGAAAAGAGGTGAAAGGCAGCCGCTTCCAAAGTTCTCCCCAAACTTCGTGAAAGGTCACAAACACAGGCTTTTGTCTGATTTTCCCTGCAATGATGGCAGGCAGCGCAGCATTGTAAGTAGTAGTATGTATTAGATGTGCATCTTGGGCGTGTTGAAGAATTTTTGGCAGGCTAAACAAAGTGAACGCATAGCGATTCCAGCAGTTCAACCGAATGATATGCACCCCTTTGTGGACTTCTTCTTTGGATAATTCTTTTTCAAATCGTGTTGTCACTACCACCACTTTGTAGCCGTTTTTTGCCAAAGCAGTAGTCAGTACATAAAAGAGTTTTTCAGCCCCTCCGATATAAGGATAAAAATGTTCGAGAACGAACAGGATTTTCATATCAATTTTGATTTTCGTTTATTTTTTGAGGATGCTCCAATGCTATTTTTCGAACCAACTCCGTCAAGGTTTCATCTTGTTTTTTCACCATCTTAAACAGTTGAAGTTGAAAGTAAAATAGCACTCCTATCGCAAAAAATAGAATAGCATTGATGTTGTCTTTGATACCGAAAACCTTGGCTATTAATTCCGAGAAAAAATCAGGAAATAAAGCCACTGCCATTACTCCTGCCCAAAGGACAACGATTAAAATAGCTTCGTAAATCCCCGATTTTCTATTGCTATATTCTTTTATCTGCTTCAATATGAACAGTAAAGAAAAGATTGGAATGATGATTTGAAAGTAGCGAATTTCCATGATAAATGATGATTAATTAAAAACAATCCGCCAGAGTATATTGGCAGCAGTCTTGAAACCTACAAATAAATTTTGTCCTTTACTCATAGAGTATTCGTTATAAATTACCTGTATAGGAGTTTCTGCAATTTGAAGCCCGTTTTTTTCTGCCTCAATGAGCATTTCACTGCAATAACCAAAGCCTCTATTTTTAAGTTGTAAGTTTTCAATTGCCTTTCTATTCAACAACCTAAAGCCCGATTGCGTATCGCTGTACTTTTTACTGCAAAAAAGGTTGGTGAAGATATTTGCTAAAGAATTATAAACAATTCGCTGATTTGGAATTGCATTCGATTGTAAGGCAAAACGATTGCCTATCACAATATCCGCCATCGTGTTTTCCATCGCAAAGCACAACTTTTCAATATCTTCTACCA
The Chitinophagales bacterium genome window above contains:
- a CDS encoding NAD-dependent epimerase/dehydratase family protein, coding for MNTAIITGSSGLIGSEACKFFHSKGFRIIGIDNDMRKYFFGVEASTKHVDEKLNATLKNYQSFDTDIRDIDGLNKIFATYSSDIKLIIHAAAQPSHDWAAKEPLTDFSINATGTANLLEMTRKYCNKAAFIFTSTNKVYGDTPNKLPLIEHEYRWELDESHPYFQNGIAEEMSIDQSIHSIFGVGKIAADMMVQEYGRYFGMNTVAFRGGCLTGPTHQGAELHGFLAYLVKCAISGKPYTIYGHKGKQVRDNIHSIDLINAFWEYYKAPISGEVYNIGGSRHSNISILEAIKSIEEISSHRLNFTLSDKARIGDHIWYVSDISKFRSHYPNFAYQYNIRQILTEMIDATKAASQQIGFKTASM
- a CDS encoding glycosyltransferase family 2 protein, whose protein sequence is MAIEKSKILVLLPAFNEASVIRSVIQGIRNVGYPNVCVVNDGSSDDTLLNALHSGAIVLSHCINRGAGAAAQTGIAYANKHHFPFIIMMDSDGQHLVEDIEKLCFAMENTMADIVIGNRFALQSNAIPNQRIVYNSLANIFTNLFCSKKYSDTQSGFRLLNRKAIENLQLKNRGFGYCSEMLIEAEKNGLQIAETPIQVIYNEYSMSKGQNLFVGFKTAANILWRIVFN
- a CDS encoding glycosyltransferase family 4 protein produces the protein MKILFVLEHFYPYIGGAEKLFYVLTTALAKNGYKVVVVTTRFEKELSKEEVHKGVHIIRLNCWNRYAFTLFSLPKILQHAQDAHLIHTTTYNAALPAIIAGKIRQKPVFVTFHEVWGELWKRLPFTSFLQKYSYYFFEKLLLHLPFYRYIAVSDFTAKALQQNGISSDKIVRIYNGLEYNAFHFSPTASTATFTYTYFGRLGISKGLDLLIPAAAEFRKLFPNTTLKLILPKKPKAFFDKIMRLVKEYELEDYIDFKHNLLKEDLYQELLQSSCVVISSYSEGFCFAAAEAVALEVPIVSSHQGALPEVVSGKFVVMEKMTITALVAALEEAYHENWQHKPIRYFPLKETVEAYQNLYKLSFNNSIHTFF
- a CDS encoding DUF2304 domain-containing protein produces the protein MEIRYFQIIIPIFSLLFILKQIKEYSNRKSGIYEAILIVVLWAGVMAVALFPDFFSELIAKVFGIKDNINAILFFAIGVLFYFQLQLFKMVKKQDETLTELVRKIALEHPQKINENQN